In the genome of Anabaena cylindrica PCC 7122, the window TATATGGCTTGTTGACACAGCATTTCAATATCCACAGAAACTAAGTTCAGCACATCCGAAGCATCATTTATTGTTCCTAGTTCAGTAATTTCATTCACCAAAGAAAGCAAATACTTGCCACTGTGTTGAATAATTTCTAGATATTCTCGCTGCTTAGTTGTCAAAGGCCCATAAATCTCCCGGCCAAGAACACCAGCCATACCCAGTACAGATGTTAAAGGTGTACGCAACTCTTGAGTTAATTGGCCTAAGAGTTCTAGTTTCAGTTGCTGAGTAGAACCAGAGGCTGTTTCTAGAATTGGTGGGGAAATTTTGAGGTCAATGATCTGTTCTTCTGAAAATGGCAAACTAGAAATGCTTCTAATGTTGCTTTTTGGTGATTTCCCCTGTAACAAACGATTACGCTCAAATTCACTCATACTCCAACGAGCAATGATTTGCAAAAACTCAATGTCTCGCTCTGTAAAATTACGTGGTTTGCGATCCATCACTGCTAATGCACCTAAGCAATATCCAGCAGCATCAATTAATGGCGCTCCTAAGTAGGAACGAATGCCATACTTCTGCACTAAATCGCTGGTAAATATTTCTGTATCTATGCTGTTTTTAGTATCATTAATGACTATCGTTTGTGAGCTTTCTACCACCTGTGTGCAGAAGGACTCTCGACGTAATAATTGACGATTTTTTGCCAAATTATTCATCAGTCCTAACCTTGATAAACCCACCGATGACTTGAACCAGTGAATTTCTTGATCTATAAATCCCAAAATGGAAATTTCGGCTTCCAAAAAGTGGGCAGCGGTTTGAGTGGCTTCTTCAAATATCGGAATGGTTTCTAATTGTCGTAAACCTAACTCTGTCAAGACTTTTAGGCGTTTTTGCTCTTGAATTTCTAAAGAATTCCAACCATCATCAGGGGCAAATAATTTATTTTCAGGTTCTATCATCACCAGTACTACCTTGATAATCTTTCGATACGGTCAATTTTATAACCACTATCATGTGGTTATTATGTTCTATTTCTCAGCATTCCCCAATTTCACCTCCGATCAACAGGTTGGGCAAAAAAATTTTTACTTGCTTCCAGAGGTTGGTGAGAGAATCTCTAAAATTGGTAGATACTAGTAATAAAAATATTACTTAAGTAGAGAATTTTTACTAAGGAGAATATGTCAGTGAGATATAGTTTTGCATCGTCAAGCCTGTAGGAATGGGGTTTACCCATGAGTATTAACTTAGGCTCAAATCTTTACCATATACAGAAAAACGCTACAATCAGTTTTTTGCTGCTGTTGCGGGAATGTAAACTGCGCCTGTTATGGCCTCATAATTTTGGGCAAAAATTCGAGTCTATAAACCTAATTATTTGGTGTCAAAGAGAATTGGCTATCCTATCTTATATTGGGCAGGTACAAGCTGTGAATATTCATTTTGAGTTGGGATTTAAATGATCAGTTATTAATGTTTGTTAAAAATTGAAATTTCATCAAAAATTCACTGTTTTTTTATTAATTGCTCAGACAACAGCTATGTGTGAAATTGAAAATGTAATACATTTTGTGAGATAGTATGTTGCTACTGAATTTTTGATACTCACAGGACAGAAATAAAATGACTATTAAAGTTCCTTTTGTAGACCTAAATTTACAACATCAGCCGATTCAAACTCAGTTGCAACAGGCAATTCAGGATGTATTGGCAAAGGGAGATTTTATTTTAGGACAAGCTGTATCCGATTTTGAAGAAGCGTTTGCAGCGGCATCTGGTACGGAGTACGGAATTGGTGTGGCATCGGGAACCGATGCGATCGCTCTCGGACTGCAAGCTTGTCACATCGGTGCTGGTGATGAAGTCATTTTACCAGCTAATACTTTTATTGCCACACTGATCGGTGTGGTTAGTGCTGGTGCTACACCAATTTTAGTAGATTGTGACCCCCAAACAGCTTTAATTGACTTGGAAGCAGCCTCTAAAGCCATTACACCCCGCACCAAAGCTATTATTCCCGTACATCTATATGGTCAAATGGTATCACCAAGCCAATTATTTGACTTTGCTGATACTCATAAAGTGCTAATTTTTGAAGATGCAGCCCAAGCCCACTTGGCAGAAAGAGAAGGATATAAAGCAGGTTCGGTGGGCATGGCAGCAGCCTTTAGTTTCTATCCCAGCAAGAATTTAGGGGCTTTTGGGGATGGGGGAATGGTAATAACACGAGATGCAGACGTAGCGGCAAAAATGCGTCGGTTGCGAAATTATGGCTCATCTCAAAAGTATGTGCATCTTGAACCAGGTACTAATAGCCGTTTAGATACCTTGCAAGCAGCAATATTACACCAAAAATTACCTCATCTATCTGGGTGGAATAGCGATCGCTTTACCATTGCTAAACAGTATAATATAGAACTAGAATCATTAGAGTCTGCTGGTGTAATCCCCATGGTTAACCAAAGTGGCACAGGACATATATATCATCTCTATGTCATCAAAATTGATGATTCTTGTCCTCTCGAACGCCAGCAACTACAAGATCAACTGACAGCAGTCGGAATTCAAACTGGTATTCATTACCCAATTCCCTGTCATCTTCAACCCGCATTTAGCCAATTAGGTTATCAACAAGGAGACTTCCCTCAATCAGAAAAATTATCCCAACAAATATTATCCTTGCCCATGTACCCAGGTTTAAACAATAGTCAAATTAAAGAAGTTGTAACTGCTATCTTTTCAAGCTTCAACATCGCCAAAAAATGAGCTGAAATTAAATTTTAGTTTTCACTAATAACCACTATTCACGGCAAATTTTAATAGTGATTTTGTTTCATAACGTGAAAATAACCCTGATTTAATTGTGAATTAAAATTATGGAATTCCAACAACAAATTAAAATCCGCAGTACAGGCCAATTGTTAAACTTAGGCATTTTAATAATTTTCTTCCTGCTTTATGCTCCGATCTTGCTACATTGGTTAGATGGTTGGTTACACAAAAGTATCAGCATTGAACATGAATATTTCAGCCACGGTATTATCGGTTTACCATTTGCTGGTTATATCGCTTGGACAAATCGGAAAAAATGGCAACGGTTGCCCGATTCATCCCATCCTGTTAGCATCGGCTTATTAATAACAGGCGTGATTTTTTACCTAAGTGGTGTATCCGAATGGGTTAACCTGTCCTTACCTACCATACTGGTCGGACTATGCTTATGGTTCAAGGGCATACCAGGCTTACAATTGCAAGGTTTTCCCCTTTTATTAGTGTTTTTGGCTACCCCAACAGCGTTACCTTACATAATAGCGCCCTATACCTTTCCTTTACAAAGCTTTATCGCCAGTACAGCAGCCTTTATCCTCAATCA includes:
- a CDS encoding GAF domain-containing sensor histidine kinase; its protein translation is MIEPENKLFAPDDGWNSLEIQEQKRLKVLTELGLRQLETIPIFEEATQTAAHFLEAEISILGFIDQEIHWFKSSVGLSRLGLMNNLAKNRQLLRRESFCTQVVESSQTIVINDTKNSIDTEIFTSDLVQKYGIRSYLGAPLIDAAGYCLGALAVMDRKPRNFTERDIEFLQIIARWSMSEFERNRLLQGKSPKSNIRSISSLPFSEEQIIDLKISPPILETASGSTQQLKLELLGQLTQELRTPLTSVLGMAGVLGREIYGPLTTKQREYLEIIQHSGKYLLSLVNEITELGTINDASDVLNLVSVDIEMLCQQAIYTLAEVAVRRDQDIRLSIEPGRNRICPLDKDKVRQILYHLLFSVIQLSATGSIIRVHISGREDTLSITVWVSHPYLGDGITEIDPYVHTDSLSILEIVGGEEKYNIATDNQENLPKRLNTSQNLIEEQQGILVNTSDQDLANLSGHRSREKIGLLLSCHLAELHGGHIAIQGSLESGYRYVISLPLQAAKPRQLINNET
- a CDS encoding DegT/DnrJ/EryC1/StrS family aminotransferase, with the translated sequence MTIKVPFVDLNLQHQPIQTQLQQAIQDVLAKGDFILGQAVSDFEEAFAAASGTEYGIGVASGTDAIALGLQACHIGAGDEVILPANTFIATLIGVVSAGATPILVDCDPQTALIDLEAASKAITPRTKAIIPVHLYGQMVSPSQLFDFADTHKVLIFEDAAQAHLAEREGYKAGSVGMAAAFSFYPSKNLGAFGDGGMVITRDADVAAKMRRLRNYGSSQKYVHLEPGTNSRLDTLQAAILHQKLPHLSGWNSDRFTIAKQYNIELESLESAGVIPMVNQSGTGHIYHLYVIKIDDSCPLERQQLQDQLTAVGIQTGIHYPIPCHLQPAFSQLGYQQGDFPQSEKLSQQILSLPMYPGLNNSQIKEVVTAIFSSFNIAKK
- the crtB gene encoding cyanoexosortase B; the protein is MEFQQQIKIRSTGQLLNLGILIIFFLLYAPILLHWLDGWLHKSISIEHEYFSHGIIGLPFAGYIAWTNRKKWQRLPDSSHPVSIGLLITGVIFYLSGVSEWVNLSLPTILVGLCLWFKGIPGLQLQGFPLLLVFLATPTALPYIIAPYTFPLQSFIASTAAFILNQFGMNVIVDGINLYVNGRIVEVAPYCAGLKMLFTTLYVSLILLYWTETMSSRRITAWFLSIAIVISVTANIIRNTLLTFFHGTGNQGAFTWLHDGWGGDLYSACMLLSLVPLLNWMNSYFPEKPAIELAETVEEA